From the Streptomyces sp. NBC_01551 genome, one window contains:
- a CDS encoding ML domain-containing protein produces the protein MSIKRVLTVLASGAVALAGTLASPANPAVAASCRPVTGHIVFDCGSPTDVFRIRTVSINPDTPRKGHKATLTAQGDLREDIPAGTNMHVTARLGILTVVDKDYDFLSNVTIDQQDKQATITKETSIPGTLPSGNYLVDVVITTPARKQVARLQIKLKL, from the coding sequence ATGAGCATCAAGCGTGTACTCACTGTCCTGGCTTCGGGTGCTGTCGCACTCGCCGGCACCCTGGCCTCCCCCGCTAACCCGGCCGTTGCAGCCAGCTGCCGCCCCGTCACGGGGCACATCGTCTTCGACTGCGGCAGCCCGACGGACGTTTTCCGGATTCGCACGGTCAGCATCAACCCCGATACGCCGAGGAAGGGACACAAAGCCACGCTTACTGCGCAGGGCGATCTCCGCGAAGACATCCCAGCCGGAACCAACATGCACGTCACAGCCAGGCTGGGCATCCTCACCGTCGTGGACAAGGACTACGACTTCCTTTCCAACGTCACGATCGACCAGCAGGACAAGCAAGCCACCATCACCAAGGAAACGAGCATCCCCGGGACTCTTCCCAGCGGCAACTACCTCGTCGACGTAGTCATCACCACCCCCGCCCGCAAGCAGGTGGCCCGTCTGCAAATCAAACTCAAGCTCTAG
- the cqsA gene encoding alpha-hydroxyketone-type quorum-sensing autoinducer synthase, which yields MTVSPTVAPCLPALFRAGLERHARRVREDWDGRHPLHGMKPPPGAVMVNSNDYLALARHPRIVKAMAETLTADGNDTLMSGVFLSGDHPQLRLEADLARHMGAPAGILCQSGWAANTGLLQALAEPGTPVYIDMLAHMSLWEGARISGAALHRFRHNDTAHLRRRIADHGPGIILVDSIYSTDGSLCPLARVADLADEYACVLVVDESHSLGTHGDLGEGMTGAAGLNGRVHFQTASLSKAFAGRAGFIAVCEEAFTGYFKMRSHPAVFSSTLLPHDIAGLTETLAVVRADTWRRARLAEIATRVRHELTDAGVDLHSSGSHILSLVGGDERHTMTLRDGLEQAGVFGSVFCPPATPRTRSLVRFSLHADLSDTQVDHLISSSLACYRP from the coding sequence ATGACAGTCAGCCCCACGGTCGCCCCGTGTCTTCCCGCCCTGTTCCGTGCAGGGCTTGAGCGTCACGCCCGGCGGGTCCGCGAAGACTGGGACGGCCGCCACCCCCTGCACGGAATGAAACCGCCCCCGGGCGCAGTCATGGTCAACAGCAACGACTACCTCGCTCTGGCCCGCCACCCGCGCATCGTCAAAGCCATGGCCGAGACGCTCACCGCGGACGGCAACGACACCCTGATGTCCGGCGTCTTCCTCAGCGGTGACCACCCGCAGCTGCGCCTGGAAGCGGACCTGGCCAGGCACATGGGTGCGCCGGCCGGAATCTTGTGCCAGTCGGGGTGGGCAGCCAACACCGGCCTTCTTCAAGCCCTGGCCGAGCCGGGTACGCCGGTGTACATCGACATGCTGGCGCACATGTCGCTGTGGGAAGGCGCCCGGATCTCCGGCGCCGCCCTGCACCGGTTCCGCCACAACGACACTGCCCACCTGCGCCGGCGTATCGCCGACCACGGGCCCGGCATCATCCTCGTCGACTCGATCTACAGCACCGACGGAAGCCTCTGCCCCCTCGCCCGGGTGGCGGACCTCGCAGACGAGTACGCGTGCGTGCTGGTAGTCGATGAATCGCACTCCCTGGGCACCCACGGCGACCTGGGTGAGGGCATGACCGGCGCCGCCGGGCTCAACGGCCGAGTGCATTTCCAAACGGCTTCCCTCTCCAAGGCCTTCGCCGGCCGCGCCGGATTCATCGCCGTCTGTGAGGAAGCGTTCACCGGCTACTTCAAGATGCGCTCCCACCCCGCCGTCTTCAGTTCCACGCTCCTGCCCCATGACATCGCCGGCCTCACCGAAACCCTCGCCGTCGTCCGGGCCGACACTTGGCGCCGTGCCCGACTGGCCGAGATCGCCACCCGTGTACGGCACGAACTCACCGACGCCGGCGTCGATCTTCACAGCTCCGGCAGTCACATCCTCTCCCTGGTAGGCGGGGACGAACGCCACACCATGACCCTGCGCGACGGACTCGAACAGGCCGGCGTCTTCGGATCGGTGTTCTGCCCGCCCGCCACCCCACGGACCCGGTCCCTGGTCCGCTTCTCCCTCCACGCCGACCTGAGCGACACCCAGGTCGACCACCTCATCAGCTCCAGCCTGGCCTGCTACCGGCCCTGA
- a CDS encoding SDR family oxidoreductase: MPSGGRSVLVTGATGGFGRVIVFRLATAGWDVIAGARDRDKARDLVADAAERGLALRTVQLDVACEASCRQALQECVEMTGGGGPWALVNNAGIPQAGAVADVDDEHARRLLEVNLLGPARLCRLVLPAMAACGGGRIVNISSGLGRVPWPMGAWYSAGKHALSALTHCLRVEAAHLGVRVSLVEPGAFATPMLGRALTDLDTLRDPANPGYESTTRLFTAVDRRVPGPEPVARTVETCLTARRPRPRYVVGREARFLVPLHTMLPLSLTDRIKHAVTGLPRTPAAAARPPGQRPAGERSGPVKETA, encoded by the coding sequence ATGCCGTCGGGCGGCCGGAGTGTGCTGGTGACGGGGGCGACGGGAGGTTTCGGCCGGGTGATTGTGTTCCGTCTCGCCACCGCGGGCTGGGACGTGATCGCCGGAGCACGTGACCGGGACAAGGCGCGGGACCTCGTGGCGGATGCCGCCGAGCGGGGCCTTGCCCTGCGCACCGTTCAGCTGGACGTGGCGTGCGAGGCATCCTGCCGCCAGGCGCTGCAGGAGTGCGTCGAGATGACCGGAGGCGGCGGCCCGTGGGCGCTGGTCAACAATGCCGGCATCCCGCAGGCAGGCGCGGTCGCCGACGTGGACGACGAGCACGCCCGTCGCCTGCTGGAGGTGAACCTGCTGGGTCCGGCCCGGCTGTGCCGGCTCGTCCTGCCGGCGATGGCCGCCTGCGGCGGCGGCCGGATCGTCAACATCTCCTCGGGCCTGGGCCGGGTCCCCTGGCCGATGGGCGCCTGGTACAGCGCCGGCAAGCACGCCCTCTCGGCCCTCACCCACTGCCTGCGCGTAGAGGCCGCCCACCTGGGCGTCCGCGTCAGCCTGGTGGAACCCGGCGCGTTCGCCACCCCCATGCTCGGCCGTGCCCTGACCGACCTCGACACCCTCCGCGATCCGGCGAACCCAGGATACGAGAGCACCACACGCCTGTTCACTGCCGTGGACCGCCGGGTGCCCGGCCCCGAACCGGTGGCACGCACCGTCGAGACATGCCTGACGGCCCGCCGGCCGCGTCCCCGCTACGTCGTCGGCCGGGAAGCCCGCTTCCTCGTCCCCCTCCACACGATGCTGCCGCTGAGCCTGACCGACCGCATCAAGCACGCGGTCACCGGCCTGCCCCGCACCCCCGCTGCGGCAGCCCGGCCGCCAGGCCAGCGACCCGCCGGCGAAAGGTCCGGCCCCGTGAAGGAGACCGCGTGA
- a CDS encoding cytochrome P450, which translates to MREEKTILRLARGGRVVVGRCAAGQASEGGGVVGVQRVGGGVSWWGHVVRLVGDPLAFLSSLRGGPAVVRMQLARRSVYVVNTVEAAHQVLVSSVFDKGGLFMDSARVLVGNGVITCSNADHQRQQPVMRPAFHRDQVARYAPVMSHCIAQAIDGWREGERIDVKPRMYALAAQVVARTLIAAPAGRKAADTMAAALPVLLEGMFRQMLVPWPLLHRLPLPANRRFRQAQARLERAAREVIAQYRAGGAPGHDLLSLVMAAAADDGRPLDDTQVRDQILSVLAAGIETTASLLAWTLHALADHPDVESRLWAELDRELAGNTPTLADIERLPYTRQVLIEVLRLWPPTWMLSRITLQETVLADFTVPAGAEVIVSPYALQRDPAVFPDPERLDPDRWLPDRVTPAQRQAFTAFGGGRRKCLGEHYGITETVLALATISSRWQLRKTGATPLRPLPRFLLTPKAGPLIATRRTAAADGSRTGGGRP; encoded by the coding sequence GTGAGGGAAGAGAAAACGATTCTGCGTCTCGCGCGGGGTGGGCGGGTGGTTGTCGGTCGGTGTGCTGCCGGACAGGCATCGGAGGGAGGGGGCGTGGTGGGGGTTCAGCGGGTCGGGGGTGGTGTGTCGTGGTGGGGTCACGTGGTCAGGCTGGTGGGTGATCCCCTCGCTTTTCTCAGTTCTCTGCGGGGAGGGCCGGCGGTGGTGAGGATGCAGCTCGCCAGACGTTCGGTGTATGTGGTCAACACGGTGGAGGCGGCGCACCAGGTGCTGGTGTCGTCGGTGTTCGACAAGGGCGGCCTGTTCATGGACTCGGCGCGGGTCCTGGTCGGCAATGGTGTGATCACCTGCAGCAACGCCGATCACCAGCGTCAGCAGCCGGTGATGCGGCCTGCGTTCCACCGGGACCAGGTGGCCCGGTATGCCCCGGTGATGAGCCACTGCATCGCGCAGGCGATCGACGGGTGGCGGGAGGGGGAGCGGATCGATGTGAAGCCCCGGATGTACGCACTGGCGGCCCAGGTGGTGGCGCGCACCCTGATCGCAGCCCCGGCGGGCCGTAAGGCAGCGGACACCATGGCCGCGGCCCTGCCGGTGCTGCTGGAGGGCATGTTCCGCCAGATGCTGGTTCCCTGGCCGCTGCTCCACCGTCTTCCGCTGCCGGCCAACCGCCGTTTCCGTCAGGCACAGGCCCGTCTGGAGCGGGCCGCTCGTGAGGTGATCGCACAGTACCGGGCCGGCGGGGCACCAGGGCATGACTTGCTGTCCCTGGTGATGGCCGCCGCCGCCGACGACGGCCGCCCGCTCGACGACACTCAGGTGCGTGATCAGATCCTGTCGGTGCTGGCCGCGGGCATAGAGACCACCGCATCCCTGCTCGCCTGGACCCTCCACGCCCTGGCCGACCACCCGGACGTGGAGAGCCGGCTGTGGGCCGAGCTGGACCGCGAGCTCGCCGGAAACACTCCCACCCTCGCCGACATCGAGCGCCTGCCCTACACCCGGCAGGTCCTCATCGAGGTGCTGCGGCTGTGGCCCCCGACCTGGATGCTCAGCCGCATCACCCTGCAGGAGACCGTGCTCGCCGACTTCACCGTTCCCGCGGGCGCGGAGGTGATCGTCTCCCCCTACGCCCTGCAACGCGACCCCGCCGTCTTCCCCGACCCGGAGCGCCTGGACCCGGACCGGTGGCTGCCCGACCGCGTCACCCCCGCCCAGCGCCAGGCGTTCACGGCCTTCGGCGGCGGGCGCCGCAAGTGCCTGGGCGAGCACTATGGCATCACGGAGACCGTCCTCGCCCTCGCCACGATCAGCAGCCGCTGGCAGCTGCGCAAGACCGGTGCCACCCCCTTGCGGCCGCTGCCGCGTTTCCTTCTCACCCCCAAGGCCGGCCCTCTGATCGCGACCCGCCGCACGGCTGCGGCCGACGGGAGCCGGACCGGCGGAGGCCGGCCGTGA
- a CDS encoding 3-oxoacyl-ACP synthase III family protein produces MSTHSRITHTAIHLPARRQHVTEIEQRLHRHSPALKLPAGLLQRTFGLNQRTVADPGDLPSDLAARAANRLLHTARLSPADIDLLLFAAVSADVREPANAHIVAAKTGMTCPAFDIGNACNGVINALQVADALIRTGQHRRVLITCGETLTRLSRWNLTRDQLRTGLTSLTGADLGAALLVESSPVPGITGSVFLANSGGWPAATLYDPHHAPDHPQGLHVDSEALLGSFVDLDVQGAQWLKEQHVDVRDLDLVCVHQPSVPFVDAFRTRMGIDTAQIIPTFPHTGNAAAATLPLQLAHAVGHRRLAPGDTVALFGLASGASGAVMLLRW; encoded by the coding sequence GTGAGCACCCACAGCCGCATCACCCACACTGCAATCCATCTGCCCGCCCGACGCCAGCACGTGACCGAGATCGAACAACGCCTGCACCGCCACAGCCCCGCCCTCAAACTCCCCGCAGGCCTCCTGCAGCGCACCTTCGGCCTGAACCAGCGCACAGTCGCCGATCCCGGCGACCTGCCCTCCGACCTCGCAGCCCGGGCCGCCAACCGCCTCTTACACACCGCCCGCCTCTCACCGGCCGACATCGACCTGCTGCTCTTCGCCGCCGTCAGCGCCGACGTCCGCGAACCGGCCAATGCCCACATCGTCGCGGCGAAGACGGGCATGACCTGCCCGGCCTTCGACATCGGCAACGCCTGCAACGGAGTCATCAACGCCCTCCAGGTCGCCGACGCCCTCATCCGCACCGGCCAGCACCGCCGCGTCCTGATCACCTGCGGGGAAACCCTCACCCGCCTCTCCCGATGGAACCTCACCCGCGATCAACTGCGCACCGGACTGACCTCCCTGACCGGCGCCGACTTGGGTGCCGCCCTTCTGGTGGAGTCCTCACCCGTGCCCGGCATCACCGGCTCGGTGTTCCTCGCCAACTCCGGGGGATGGCCCGCCGCCACCCTCTACGACCCCCACCACGCTCCCGACCACCCTCAGGGCCTTCACGTCGACTCCGAGGCCCTGCTGGGCTCCTTCGTCGACCTTGATGTCCAGGGGGCCCAGTGGCTCAAGGAACAGCACGTCGATGTCCGCGATCTCGATCTCGTCTGCGTCCACCAGCCGTCCGTGCCCTTCGTGGACGCCTTCCGCACCCGCATGGGCATCGACACCGCGCAGATCATCCCTACTTTCCCGCACACCGGGAACGCCGCCGCCGCGACCCTGCCCCTCCAACTAGCCCACGCCGTCGGCCACCGCCGACTGGCGCCGGGCGACACGGTCGCGCTCTTCGGACTCGCCAGCGGCGCCAGCGGCGCGGTGATGCTCCTGCGCTGGTGA
- a CDS encoding IS256 family transposase, whose protein sequence is MADKEEAATSVAGDAMVDEVVERLLDKADASGAALLGEGGLLTEITRAVLERALEAEMSEHLGYERGDLAGHGSGNSRNGTSPKTVLTDAGAVTLAVPRDRNGDFEPRLVPKNARRLAGFNDRILSLYARGMSVRDIRSHLAQIYGVEVSPDLISKVTDAVIDELVTWQNRPLDPVWLIIYIDALWVKIRSGSVTSKPVYLAVGVDMDGRKDVLGLWVGSEGEGATTWMAVLSELRNRGIEDVCIVVCDGLKGLPDAVTVTWPKATVQTCVIHLTRASLRLSSVRDHPKLVPALKAIYTALTEQAAEQALDLFAASELGERYPAIVRTWRSAWPEFTPYLAFPPAIRTVVYSTNMVESMNARLRKATRNRGHFPSEQAALKVLYLAVREQINPKARDANHVAPHWKEALNQFSLFFEDRLSIQ, encoded by the coding sequence ATGGCAGACAAAGAAGAAGCGGCCACGTCCGTGGCCGGCGACGCGATGGTCGACGAGGTGGTCGAGCGGCTGCTCGACAAAGCGGACGCCTCAGGGGCGGCTCTGCTCGGTGAGGGCGGGCTGTTGACGGAGATCACCCGGGCCGTTCTGGAGCGGGCCCTGGAAGCCGAGATGAGCGAGCACCTCGGCTATGAGCGTGGAGATCTGGCAGGTCATGGGTCGGGGAACTCCCGCAACGGGACCTCGCCCAAGACGGTTCTGACCGATGCCGGAGCGGTCACGCTTGCGGTGCCGCGGGATCGCAACGGCGACTTCGAACCGCGTCTGGTCCCGAAGAACGCCCGCCGGCTCGCCGGCTTCAACGACCGGATCCTCTCCCTCTACGCCCGCGGGATGAGCGTGCGCGACATCCGCTCCCACCTCGCGCAGATCTATGGGGTCGAGGTCAGCCCCGACCTGATCAGCAAGGTCACCGACGCGGTGATTGACGAGCTCGTGACCTGGCAGAACCGGCCCCTCGACCCGGTCTGGCTGATCATCTACATCGACGCATTGTGGGTGAAGATCCGCTCCGGTTCGGTGACCTCGAAGCCGGTCTATCTGGCCGTCGGCGTCGACATGGACGGCCGCAAAGACGTCCTCGGTCTGTGGGTCGGCTCCGAGGGCGAAGGCGCCACCACGTGGATGGCAGTGCTGTCCGAGCTGCGGAACCGGGGCATCGAGGACGTTTGCATCGTGGTCTGCGACGGCTTGAAGGGCCTGCCTGACGCGGTCACCGTGACCTGGCCCAAGGCCACCGTCCAGACCTGCGTGATCCACCTGACCAGAGCCTCGCTCAGGCTGTCGTCGGTGCGTGACCACCCGAAGCTGGTGCCGGCCCTCAAGGCCATCTACACGGCCCTGACCGAGCAGGCGGCAGAACAGGCCCTCGACCTGTTCGCGGCCTCTGAGCTGGGTGAACGCTACCCGGCGATCGTGCGGACCTGGCGGTCGGCCTGGCCGGAGTTCACGCCCTACCTGGCGTTCCCGCCGGCCATAAGGACGGTGGTCTACTCCACGAACATGGTCGAATCGATGAACGCCCGCCTCCGCAAGGCCACCCGGAATCGCGGTCACTTCCCCTCGGAACAGGCCGCGTTGAAGGTCCTCTACCTCGCAGTCCGCGAACAGATCAACCCCAAAGCGCGCGACGCAAACCACGTCGCCCCACACTGGAAAGAGGCACTGAACCAGTTCTCACTGTTCTTCGAGGACCGGCTCAGCATCCAATGA
- a CDS encoding EF-hand domain-containing protein: MEAATGVLDKKLARAFAMLDADGDGNLREEDLLALSNRLAAAFGMSGDATKITRLRESFTRLWAHDLSTMDADRDGQLDRSEFISGMRKAAANDREGLLQRLSVMVDAWMDICDTDGNGLIDEDEFQTMYIKSLGASPADLKVAFAKLDTDGDGTLGREEIRRATEEYYTSEDPTAPGNWLFGNL, from the coding sequence ATGGAAGCTGCTACCGGCGTTCTGGACAAGAAGCTCGCCCGTGCCTTCGCCATGCTGGACGCGGACGGGGACGGCAACCTGCGCGAGGAGGACCTCCTCGCGCTCAGCAACCGCCTCGCGGCCGCGTTCGGCATGAGCGGTGACGCCACGAAGATCACGCGCCTGCGGGAGTCCTTCACCCGGCTGTGGGCCCACGACCTGTCCACCATGGACGCCGACCGCGACGGGCAGCTGGACCGCTCCGAGTTCATCTCCGGCATGCGCAAGGCCGCCGCCAACGACCGCGAAGGGCTCCTGCAGCGCCTGAGCGTCATGGTGGACGCGTGGATGGACATCTGTGACACCGACGGCAACGGCCTCATCGACGAGGACGAGTTCCAGACCATGTACATCAAGTCGCTGGGCGCCTCGCCCGCCGACCTGAAGGTCGCCTTCGCCAAGCTCGACACCGACGGCGACGGCACCCTGGGACGGGAAGAGATCCGCCGCGCCACCGAGGAGTACTACACCAGCGAAGACCCCACGGCCCCCGGAAACTGGCTCTTCGGCAACCTGTAA
- a CDS encoding IS5 family transposase (programmed frameshift): MARRKPWEVDDELWVVIEPLLPRVERRARHPGRKRHPDRLVCQGILFVLHTGIAWEHLPQELGFGSGMTCWRRLAEWTEAGVWPRLHETLLARLRGADALDSSRAVVDGSHIRAFKGGPKTGRSPVDRGRNGSKHHLITDATGIPLAATLTGGNRNDVTQFIPLLQAVPPVRGKRGRPRQRPDTVLGDRGYDHDKYRRLAWALGVKPVIARRGVPHGSGLGTDRWVVERTFAHLHWFRRLRIRWEVRDDIHEAFLSLACSLICWRRLKSFR, encoded by the exons ATGGCTCGGCGGAAGCCGTGGGAAGTAGACGATGAGCTTTGGGTGGTGATCGAGCCGCTCCTGCCGAGGGTGGAGCGTCGGGCTCGTCATCCTGGTCGGAAGCGGCATCCGGACCGGCTGGTGTGCCAGGGCATCCTGTTCGTCCTGCACACCGGGATCGCATGGGAACACCTCCCGCAGGAACTGGGCTTCGGGTCGGGCATGACGTGCTGGCGACGCCTGGCCGAGTGGACCGAGGCTGGCGTCTGGCCACGACTACACGAAACCCTTCTGGCCCGGCTTCGTGGAGCGGATGCCCTGGACTCCTCACGGGCCGTGGTCGACGGCTCCCACATACGCGCGT TTAAAGGGGGCCCCAAGACAGGGCGAAGCCCCGTTGACCGGGGCAGGAATGGCAGCAAGCACCACCTGATCACCGACGCCACCGGCATTCCGCTTGCTGCCACCCTGACCGGCGGCAACCGCAACGACGTCACCCAGTTCATCCCCCTTCTCCAAGCCGTCCCACCGGTCCGCGGCAAGCGCGGCCGACCGCGTCAGCGGCCCGACACCGTGCTCGGGGACCGCGGCTACGACCACGACAAGTACCGGCGTCTGGCCTGGGCCCTGGGCGTGAAACCCGTCATCGCCCGACGCGGCGTCCCACACGGATCCGGCCTCGGCACCGACCGCTGGGTCGTCGAGCGGACCTTCGCCCACCTGCACTGGTTCCGCCGGCTACGGATCCGCTGGGAAGTACGCGACGACATCCACGAGGCATTCCTCAGCCTCGCTTGCTCACTCATCTGCTGGCGGCGCCTGAAGTCATTCCGATAG
- a CDS encoding CHAT domain-containing protein, which yields MEALKHAAESIAATNQIGRVSAASAWVEAAVSTGRARDAAAALRHQAAVLAEEPLTRVDGRMALLAAAQTAAAEAGYWTLRSRRRAPDTAVCVLEHSRAILLSSMVSGTDTGRLNELVRLGERGRQAVHDLLAAQRNVAEQVRLHLTRTGTGNHGAGESTAAHEFPQLLRARGGLWRAEQSAVRLLRTDPDNHSSTLGTIRDAASHGAMVYLASAAHTGYAVVVPVSGRTRTVLLPDLQAERMTQTPDTGEPNSNAESELHELRQALQPLVEEFRRGPLAAGLAACPLLTLVAVGTLSFLPLHAALLLELPALQGVRYAPNARLLRHAASRRPGDLAVLPMSFALVRTAPGFPDLVRGRTLAATYGAGPSPDDESASGDQLAATLHQSGIVHLHCHGRADCLDALDSALFGRDRAVSVREVLAHGGVRARLVVLMACEGHTVDRRLPDEVLGLPGTLVQSGAAAVVAAQWRVREQAAALVLRMFYDNIRAGHCGPTALAGAQRSLRNATARELNTRYGNAYYRCAPAIGGPPDQKPFASPEHWAAFAYTGL from the coding sequence GTGGAGGCCCTCAAGCATGCCGCTGAGTCCATCGCGGCCACCAACCAGATCGGTCGTGTCAGCGCCGCGAGCGCGTGGGTCGAGGCGGCAGTGAGCACCGGCCGGGCCCGCGACGCCGCAGCGGCTCTCCGCCATCAGGCGGCTGTACTGGCCGAGGAACCACTGACCCGCGTGGACGGCCGCATGGCTTTGCTGGCGGCCGCTCAAACCGCGGCCGCCGAAGCCGGCTACTGGACCCTGCGTTCGCGTCGTCGGGCGCCGGACACCGCCGTGTGCGTCCTCGAACACAGCCGCGCGATCCTCCTCAGCAGCATGGTCTCGGGAACCGACACGGGCCGGCTGAACGAGTTGGTGCGGCTTGGGGAACGGGGGCGTCAGGCCGTGCACGATCTGCTGGCAGCCCAGCGGAACGTGGCGGAGCAGGTACGTCTCCACCTCACAAGGACCGGCACCGGCAACCACGGCGCGGGGGAATCGACAGCGGCGCACGAGTTTCCTCAGCTGCTTCGGGCCCGGGGCGGCCTGTGGCGGGCCGAGCAGAGCGCAGTCCGTCTCCTGAGGACAGACCCCGACAACCACTCCTCAACGCTGGGCACCATTCGGGATGCGGCCTCTCATGGCGCGATGGTGTATCTGGCCTCGGCCGCGCACACCGGGTACGCGGTCGTGGTTCCTGTCAGCGGAAGGACCCGGACCGTGCTTCTGCCCGACCTCCAGGCCGAACGGATGACTCAGACCCCGGACACCGGCGAACCGAACTCGAACGCCGAAAGCGAACTCCACGAGCTCCGGCAGGCGCTCCAGCCGCTGGTGGAGGAGTTTCGCCGCGGGCCACTCGCGGCAGGTCTCGCGGCATGCCCGCTGCTGACTCTCGTGGCCGTGGGCACGCTGTCCTTCCTTCCCCTGCACGCCGCGCTACTCCTTGAACTTCCCGCTTTGCAAGGGGTGCGGTACGCCCCCAACGCCCGGCTGCTGCGACACGCCGCATCGCGCAGGCCGGGCGATCTGGCAGTACTGCCGATGAGCTTCGCACTGGTCCGCACCGCACCAGGCTTCCCGGACCTGGTTCGCGGGCGGACCCTCGCAGCGACCTACGGGGCAGGCCCGAGCCCCGACGACGAATCCGCCTCCGGAGACCAACTGGCTGCGACGCTTCACCAGAGCGGCATCGTCCACCTGCACTGTCACGGGCGCGCCGACTGCCTCGACGCCCTGGACAGCGCCCTCTTCGGACGCGATCGCGCGGTGTCCGTACGCGAGGTCCTTGCCCACGGCGGTGTCCGTGCCCGCCTCGTCGTGCTGATGGCCTGCGAGGGCCACACAGTTGACCGGCGGCTTCCCGACGAGGTCCTGGGCCTGCCGGGCACACTCGTCCAGTCAGGCGCAGCCGCTGTCGTGGCCGCGCAGTGGAGGGTACGGGAGCAGGCCGCAGCCCTCGTCCTGAGGATGTTCTACGACAACATCCGCGCCGGGCATTGCGGTCCGACGGCCCTGGCCGGTGCACAGAGATCGCTGCGCAACGCGACCGCACGGGAGCTGAACACCCGGTACGGAAACGCCTACTACCGGTGCGCGCCCGCCATCGGCGGCCCCCCCGACCAAAAGCCTTTCGCGTCACCCGAGCACTGGGCGGCATTCGCGTACACAGGCCTGTGA